From one Physeter macrocephalus isolate SW-GA chromosome 18, ASM283717v5, whole genome shotgun sequence genomic stretch:
- the ANKS1A gene encoding ankyrin repeat and SAM domain-containing protein 1A isoform X1, which yields MEDQDLREIGISDAQHRRKLLQAARSLPKVKALGYDGNSPLSVPSWLDSLGLQDYVHSFLSSGYSSIDTVKNLWELELVNVLKVHLLGHRKRIIASLADRPYEEPPQKPPRFSQLRCQDLLSQTSSPLSQNDSCTGRSADLLLPSGDTGRRRHDSLQDPVAPSRAERFRIQEEHREAKLTLRPPSLAAPYAPVQSWQHQPEKLIFESCGYEANYLGSMLIKDLRGTESTQDACAKMRKSTEHMKKIPTIILSITYKGVKFIDASNKNVIAEHEIRNISCAAQDPEDLCTFAYITKDLQTSHHYCHVFSTVDVNLTYEIILTLGQAFEVAYQLALQAQKSRPMGASAAEMIETKSSKPVPKPRVGMRKSAQLEPPDMDPDAQSHASVSWVVDPKPDCKRSLSTKYETTIF from the exons ATGGAAGATCAAGACCTGCGGGAAATCGGCATCAGTGATGCACAGCACAGGCGGAAGCTGCTCCAGGCCGCGCGGTCCCTGCCCAAG GTGAAGGCTCTGGGCTATGATGGGAACAGCCCCCTGTCAGTGCCCTCCTGGCTGGACTCCCTGGGCCTGCAGGACTACGTCCATTCCTTCCTGTCGAGTGGCTACAGCTCCATTGACACTGTGAAGAACCTCTGGGAGCTGGAGCTTGTCAAC GTCCTAAAGGTGCACCTGCTTGGCCATCGCAAGCGCATCATCGCCTCCCTGGCAGACCGACCCTACGAGGAGCCGCCCCAGAAGCCCCCACGGTTTTCCCAGCTGAGA TGCCAAGACTTGCTCTCGCAGACGTCGTCCCCCCTGAGCCAGAATGACTCCTGCACCGGCCGGTCGGCTGACCTGCTGCTGCCTTCTGGGGACACGGGCAGGAGGCGGCACGACAGTCTCCAAGACCCTGTGGCGCCCTCTCGGGCCGAGCGCTTCAGGAtccag GAAGAGCACCGAGAGGCCAAGCTGACCCTTCGGCCCCCAAGCCTGGCTGCCCCCTATGCCCCTGTGCAGAGTTGGCAACACCAGCCGGAGAAACTCATCTTCGAGTCCTGCGGTTATGAAGCCAAT TATCTGGGCTCCATGTTGATCAAAGATCTGCGAGGGACAGAATCCACGCAAGACGCCTGTGCCAAGATGCGG AAATCCACGGAGCACATGAAGAAGATCCCCACCATCATCCTGTCCATCACCTACAAGGGCGTCAAGTTCATCGACGCCTCCAACAAG AACGTCATCGCAGAGCACGAGATCCGGAACATTTCCTGTGCAGCCCAAGACCCGGAGGACCTCTGTACCTTCGCCTACATCACCAAGGACCTGCAGACCAGCCACCACTATTGCCACGTTTTCAGCACGGTGGACGTG AACCTGACCTATGAGATCATCCTGACGCTGGGGCAGGCGTTCGAGGTGGCCTATCAGCTGGCCCTACAGGCCCAGAAGTCCAGGCCGATGGGGGCCTCTGCTGCCGAGATGATCGAAACAAAATCTTCCAAACCGGTGCCTAAGCCTCGGGTCGGCATGAGGAAGTCAGCA CAGCTGGAACCACCCGATATGGACCCAGATGCCCAGTCCCATGCCAGCGTCTCCTGGGTTGTGGACCCCAAACCAGACTGTAAGCGGAGCCTCAGCACCAAGTATGAGACCACTATCTTCTAA
- the ANKS1A gene encoding ankyrin repeat and SAM domain-containing protein 1A isoform X2 yields MEDQDLREIGISDAQHRRKLLQAARSLPKVKALGYDGNSPLSVPSWLDSLGLQDYVHSFLSSGYSSIDTVKNLWELELVNVLKVHLLGHRKRIIASLADRPYEEPPQKPPRFSQLRCQDLLSQTSSPLSQNDSCTGRSADLLLPSGDTGRRRHDSLQDPVAPSRAERFRIQEEHREAKLTLRPPSLAAPYAPVQSWQHQPEKLIFESCGYEANYLGSMLIKDLRGTESTQDACAKMRKSTEHMKKIPTIILSITYKGVKFIDASNKNVIAEHEIRNISCAAQDPEDLCTFAYITKDLQTSHHYCHVFSTVDVNLTYEIILTLGQAFEVAYQLALQAQKSRPMGASAAEMIETKSSKPVPKPRVGMRKSALEPPDMDPDAQSHASVSWVVDPKPDCKRSLSTKYETTIF; encoded by the exons ATGGAAGATCAAGACCTGCGGGAAATCGGCATCAGTGATGCACAGCACAGGCGGAAGCTGCTCCAGGCCGCGCGGTCCCTGCCCAAG GTGAAGGCTCTGGGCTATGATGGGAACAGCCCCCTGTCAGTGCCCTCCTGGCTGGACTCCCTGGGCCTGCAGGACTACGTCCATTCCTTCCTGTCGAGTGGCTACAGCTCCATTGACACTGTGAAGAACCTCTGGGAGCTGGAGCTTGTCAAC GTCCTAAAGGTGCACCTGCTTGGCCATCGCAAGCGCATCATCGCCTCCCTGGCAGACCGACCCTACGAGGAGCCGCCCCAGAAGCCCCCACGGTTTTCCCAGCTGAGA TGCCAAGACTTGCTCTCGCAGACGTCGTCCCCCCTGAGCCAGAATGACTCCTGCACCGGCCGGTCGGCTGACCTGCTGCTGCCTTCTGGGGACACGGGCAGGAGGCGGCACGACAGTCTCCAAGACCCTGTGGCGCCCTCTCGGGCCGAGCGCTTCAGGAtccag GAAGAGCACCGAGAGGCCAAGCTGACCCTTCGGCCCCCAAGCCTGGCTGCCCCCTATGCCCCTGTGCAGAGTTGGCAACACCAGCCGGAGAAACTCATCTTCGAGTCCTGCGGTTATGAAGCCAAT TATCTGGGCTCCATGTTGATCAAAGATCTGCGAGGGACAGAATCCACGCAAGACGCCTGTGCCAAGATGCGG AAATCCACGGAGCACATGAAGAAGATCCCCACCATCATCCTGTCCATCACCTACAAGGGCGTCAAGTTCATCGACGCCTCCAACAAG AACGTCATCGCAGAGCACGAGATCCGGAACATTTCCTGTGCAGCCCAAGACCCGGAGGACCTCTGTACCTTCGCCTACATCACCAAGGACCTGCAGACCAGCCACCACTATTGCCACGTTTTCAGCACGGTGGACGTG AACCTGACCTATGAGATCATCCTGACGCTGGGGCAGGCGTTCGAGGTGGCCTATCAGCTGGCCCTACAGGCCCAGAAGTCCAGGCCGATGGGGGCCTCTGCTGCCGAGATGATCGAAACAAAATCTTCCAAACCGGTGCCTAAGCCTCGGGTCGGCATGAGGAAGTCAGCA CTGGAACCACCCGATATGGACCCAGATGCCCAGTCCCATGCCAGCGTCTCCTGGGTTGTGGACCCCAAACCAGACTGTAAGCGGAGCCTCAGCACCAAGTATGAGACCACTATCTTCTAA